A region from the bacterium genome encodes:
- the secF gene encoding protein translocase subunit SecF, with protein MDIIKDSKFKFIESRKIAFACSAILLLAGIISLIVKGGPSYSIDFEGGTLIQLKFLNPVDISVLRHSLEGIGYGGATIQGFGSPRDVLIRVKDVEKSQASGDSLVPKLVGVVRAAFDKQIGEGRTIDINAISPKELALHLKDLKAFKNKREGAETLAGTIVERRNALGGLFPNVDALLSVPGIPAEAVDYFRDKAYASGLTVVRQEMVGPKVGKDLRGKALLSIFWAVLGILIYVSLRFRFQFAVAAVIALIHDVGITVGLFSIFNREFSLTIVAALLTIVGYSLNDTIVVYDRIRENSKSMRSLPYAQQLNASINLTLSRTLLTSFTTFIVVLALFVLGGEVIRDFALALMIGVIVGTYSSIFVASPIVYDWEMYSRSRQKRKHIGSGKPAVQAAGSPKRRR; from the coding sequence ATGGACATTATTAAGGACTCGAAATTCAAGTTTATTGAGAGCCGTAAGATCGCGTTTGCGTGTTCGGCCATTTTGCTACTTGCCGGCATCATCTCGCTGATCGTAAAGGGCGGCCCAAGTTACAGCATTGATTTCGAGGGCGGGACACTCATCCAACTGAAGTTCCTCAATCCAGTGGATATCTCTGTGCTGAGGCATAGCCTGGAAGGTATCGGCTACGGGGGCGCAACGATACAGGGGTTTGGTTCGCCCCGGGATGTCCTCATCCGGGTAAAGGATGTGGAAAAGTCCCAGGCAAGCGGGGATAGCCTTGTGCCCAAGCTTGTGGGGGTAGTTCGTGCGGCTTTTGACAAGCAGATAGGCGAGGGGCGCACGATCGACATAAATGCGATCAGTCCGAAGGAGCTCGCCCTTCACCTGAAAGACCTCAAAGCCTTCAAGAACAAAAGGGAGGGAGCGGAGACGCTTGCCGGAACAATAGTCGAGAGGCGAAACGCCCTCGGGGGGCTGTTTCCCAATGTGGACGCTTTGCTGTCCGTCCCTGGCATACCTGCTGAGGCAGTTGATTACTTCAGGGACAAGGCTTATGCCAGCGGTCTCACCGTGGTCCGTCAGGAGATGGTTGGGCCGAAGGTCGGAAAGGACCTGCGTGGGAAAGCTCTACTTTCGATATTCTGGGCCGTGCTCGGGATACTCATCTATGTCTCGCTTCGCTTTCGGTTTCAGTTCGCTGTGGCTGCGGTAATTGCCCTGATCCACGATGTCGGCATAACGGTTGGGCTGTTCTCGATCTTCAACCGGGAGTTCTCGCTCACGATCGTTGCCGCTCTTCTGACAATCGTCGGCTACTCGCTTAACGACACGATCGTTGTTTATGACCGTATCAGGGAGAACTCGAAGTCAATGAGGAGTCTGCCCTACGCCCAGCAGCTGAATGCCAGCATCAACTTGACCCTTAGTAGAACGCTCCTGACGTCGTTCACAACCTTCATTGTCGTTCTTGCGCTGTTCGTTCTTGGCGGCGAGGTCATACGTGATTTCGCGCTAGCGCTGATGATAGGAGTCATTGTGGGCACATACTCTTCTATCTTCGTTGCCAGCCCAATCGTGTACGACTGGGAGATGTACTCCAGAAGCAGACAGAAGAGAAAGCACATCGGCTCGGGCAAGCCGGCGGTTCAAGCTGCGGGCTCGCCTAAAAGACGAAGATAA
- a CDS encoding RelA/SpoT family protein: protein MVLNKSATDLNIAADYEARLAAIKRALLSRYPDTAADHDIERAFRFAAEYHKGQKRASGEDFIKHPLSVAEILTKWELAPELITAALLHDVLEDASPADVVVSASPEISDEALARQRFIETRENLGNEIAAEFGNDVAEIVQGLTKVDRLMLESREERTVENLKRFFAAVGKDLRVVPIKLADRLHNMRTLKSLPDWKQKRTAKETLTLYAPLAYRFGMGEVQSELEDLAFESLLPDIYNKLVEKLRATEDERLAALKGAEKALRKHLVAAGIDAKITTRSKHYYSIYRKMVRQGLTIDEVLDIVGMRVIAKTESECYRVFGEVHSLWRPIPGAFKDYIATPKPNMYQSLHTVVLVRPGYQLEVQIRTEKMHLVAERGIAAHWRYKAMADERLLKKLYKESDVSQWVEEFITSYIEKDRGTKLLDDIKTMLQSEDIYVMTPKGEIRSFPQGSTIIDFAYSIHTAIGDHFVAGKVGGVQKQPDQELKTGDVVEIITDKRARPKKEWLKFAKTPFARAAIQKWFKLEERHLMAEIGRSVLDEKLRMACVPSKEFYKSPRLASFIDRSGLSDVQDLFVKVSLGKIKVLHALEFVLPKNLYEKVHTLKVAKTPPQADLLARIRAYKKGLVISDPTASEVILAKCCHPLPGDRVVGYIKRGSGVSIHRIECSRVEELLPDNIRIIRHIRWDVPKSSLFDTRLRLVSVDKKGILVYITKALLNANVDLRQTRSDRLPDGSILFKIDAQCSSARQIEKAMDHLKDIEGIIEIERK, encoded by the coding sequence GTGGTCCTCAACAAGTCCGCCACAGATCTTAACATCGCGGCGGATTACGAGGCACGGCTCGCGGCGATCAAGCGAGCATTGCTGTCCAGGTATCCTGATACGGCGGCTGATCACGATATCGAGAGGGCGTTTCGGTTTGCCGCGGAATACCACAAGGGCCAAAAGCGAGCGTCGGGGGAGGATTTCATAAAGCACCCGCTCTCGGTGGCCGAGATCCTGACGAAATGGGAGCTTGCGCCGGAGCTCATCACGGCCGCGCTGCTACACGACGTGTTGGAGGACGCATCGCCTGCCGATGTGGTGGTGTCTGCTAGTCCAGAGATATCTGACGAGGCCCTCGCTAGACAGCGCTTTATCGAGACAAGAGAAAATCTAGGTAACGAGATAGCCGCCGAGTTCGGAAATGATGTGGCCGAGATCGTCCAGGGGCTGACCAAAGTCGACCGGCTTATGCTGGAGTCGAGGGAGGAAAGAACGGTGGAGAACCTCAAGCGGTTCTTCGCGGCGGTTGGCAAAGACCTGAGAGTGGTGCCGATAAAGCTAGCCGACCGGCTACACAACATGCGCACTCTGAAATCGCTGCCTGACTGGAAGCAGAAGAGGACGGCGAAGGAAACACTCACCCTGTATGCGCCTCTTGCGTACCGGTTTGGGATGGGCGAGGTTCAGTCGGAGCTGGAGGACTTGGCCTTCGAGTCGCTCTTGCCGGACATCTACAACAAGCTTGTTGAGAAGCTCAGGGCGACGGAGGACGAGCGCCTCGCCGCGTTGAAAGGTGCGGAGAAGGCTCTCCGTAAGCATCTAGTGGCCGCTGGCATCGATGCCAAAATCACCACACGGAGCAAGCATTACTACAGCATATATCGGAAGATGGTGCGTCAAGGACTGACGATCGATGAGGTCTTGGACATAGTCGGGATGAGGGTTATCGCCAAGACTGAGAGCGAGTGCTACCGGGTGTTTGGGGAGGTTCATTCCCTCTGGCGCCCCATCCCGGGCGCGTTCAAGGACTACATAGCTACACCCAAGCCCAATATGTATCAGTCACTGCACACGGTTGTTCTCGTCAGGCCCGGCTACCAGCTCGAAGTGCAGATACGAACCGAAAAAATGCATCTAGTCGCCGAGCGAGGCATAGCCGCACATTGGCGTTACAAGGCAATGGCGGACGAGAGGCTGCTCAAAAAGCTTTACAAGGAGAGCGACGTCAGCCAGTGGGTCGAGGAATTCATAACCAGCTACATAGAGAAGGACAGGGGCACAAAGCTGCTGGATGACATCAAGACGATGCTTCAGTCTGAGGACATCTACGTGATGACACCGAAGGGGGAGATAAGGAGCTTCCCGCAGGGCTCAACGATCATTGATTTCGCATACAGCATACACACCGCCATCGGGGACCATTTCGTCGCAGGGAAAGTCGGAGGCGTCCAAAAGCAGCCAGACCAAGAGTTGAAGACTGGGGACGTAGTCGAGATCATAACCGACAAGAGGGCAAGGCCGAAGAAAGAATGGTTGAAGTTCGCCAAAACGCCGTTCGCCCGCGCCGCGATACAGAAGTGGTTCAAGCTCGAAGAGCGGCATCTGATGGCCGAGATAGGGCGGTCGGTATTGGACGAGAAGTTAAGGATGGCTTGCGTTCCAAGCAAGGAGTTCTACAAGTCGCCCCGCCTTGCGTCGTTCATCGACCGAAGCGGGCTGTCGGACGTGCAGGACCTATTCGTCAAGGTCTCGCTAGGTAAGATAAAGGTGCTGCACGCGTTGGAGTTTGTTCTGCCCAAGAACCTCTACGAGAAGGTCCACACTCTCAAGGTAGCCAAAACGCCTCCTCAGGCCGACCTGCTCGCCCGCATCCGCGCCTACAAGAAGGGACTAGTAATCTCCGACCCGACAGCGTCGGAGGTCATTCTCGCCAAGTGCTGTCACCCTCTGCCAGGAGACCGCGTGGTGGGCTACATCAAACGAGGGAGCGGCGTTTCAATCCACAGGATCGAATGTTCGCGGGTCGAGGAGCTTTTGCCGGACAACATCAGGATAATAAGACATATCAGGTGGGACGTCCCGAAGTCATCTCTATTTGACACAAGATTGAGGCTCGTCTCGGTGGATAAGAAGGGCATTTTAGTCTATATCACCAAGGCGCTGTTGAACGCCAATGTTGACCTGCGGCAGACCAGGAGCGACAGGCTGCCGGACGGCTCGATTTTGTTCAAGATCGATGCCCAGTGCTCCTCAGCTAGGCAGATCGAGAAGGCGATGGATCATCTGAAGGATATTGAGGGTATTATTGAAATAGAAAGAAAATAG
- a CDS encoding RidA family protein, whose protein sequence is MPKKIIATNKAPAAVGPYSQAVLAGGFLFISGQIAIDPKTGGLTGGSSAEQTKRIMRNIAAILDEAGASVSDLVKCDIFVTDLGQFKAINDVYAQFFDTQPPARATIQVSALPLGVDVEIAAVAYVGH, encoded by the coding sequence ATGCCAAAAAAGATCATAGCAACCAACAAAGCACCGGCCGCGGTCGGCCCCTACTCGCAGGCCGTGCTCGCCGGCGGTTTTCTGTTCATCTCAGGCCAGATAGCGATTGACCCCAAGACAGGAGGCCTCACAGGCGGCTCTTCCGCCGAGCAGACCAAGCGCATAATGAGGAACATTGCCGCCATCCTTGACGAGGCTGGGGCCTCGGTCAGCGATCTGGTCAAGTGCGACATCTTCGTAACCGACCTGGGTCAGTTTAAGGCCATCAATGACGTGTATGCGCAGTTCTTCGACACGCAGCCGCCAGCAAGGGCGACGATACAGGTCTCAGCTCTCCCGCTCGGCGTTGACGTCGAGATCGCCGCAGTCGCTTACGTGGGGCACTAG
- a CDS encoding ACP S-malonyltransferase: MRTAVCFPGQALSPVSDLLGRLKQLSAAGPTVEEGEKFIERVGSPLSERTIQQLRTFIASVASFKVLTEEMNGPVSLLVEHGVGIYAALVSARSMSFHQGLEIVLMAGDLLDEVADGGDFEMASIVGLNREELNLVCSVAAESGEVYLANINGPTHFVLSGHRKAMAAACDGANRRGAIEAKLLGVDAPIHTSILESRGRRLAKQLATVQFQSPATPIIEHIYGQRIIECNILDLLSQQLFMPVKWTRVMDALCREGIDTLIILPPETGLAKSIEADMNDATIISPGEGSDLKAWFEQLAGLSEWSTM; the protein is encoded by the coding sequence ATGAGGACCGCAGTATGCTTTCCTGGGCAGGCCTTGTCTCCTGTCTCGGACTTGCTTGGACGCCTCAAGCAGCTTTCGGCAGCCGGGCCGACGGTTGAGGAGGGGGAGAAGTTCATCGAGCGAGTCGGGTCCCCACTATCGGAGCGAACCATTCAGCAGCTTAGGACGTTCATCGCAAGCGTCGCCTCGTTCAAGGTTCTGACGGAGGAGATGAATGGGCCGGTATCGCTGTTGGTGGAGCACGGGGTAGGCATTTACGCTGCGCTTGTTTCTGCCCGGTCCATGTCGTTCCACCAAGGGCTGGAGATTGTGCTGATGGCCGGCGACCTTCTTGACGAGGTTGCTGACGGGGGCGACTTCGAGATGGCCTCGATAGTTGGGCTAAACCGCGAGGAGCTCAACCTCGTGTGCTCGGTGGCGGCCGAGAGTGGCGAAGTCTATCTTGCAAACATCAACGGCCCAACGCACTTCGTGCTCTCGGGGCATAGAAAGGCCATGGCTGCCGCCTGCGATGGCGCAAATAGGCGAGGCGCAATCGAGGCGAAACTACTTGGGGTAGATGCGCCGATTCACACGAGTATCCTCGAATCTCGCGGCCGCAGGCTCGCAAAACAGTTGGCGACCGTACAATTTCAAAGCCCCGCAACGCCAATCATCGAACACATTTACGGCCAGCGCATTATCGAGTGCAACATCCTCGACCTGCTCTCGCAGCAGCTCTTCATGCCCGTCAAGTGGACACGGGTTATGGACGCCCTGTGTCGTGAAGGAATAGATACCCTCATCATCTTGCCACCGGAAACAGGGTTGGCCAAGAGCATCGAGGCGGACATGAACGATGCGACAATTATCTCACCCGGGGAGGGCAGCGACCTCAAGGCATGGTTTGAGCAGCTCGCTGGACTGAGTGAATGGAGCACGATGTAG